A portion of the Lolium rigidum isolate FL_2022 chromosome 1, APGP_CSIRO_Lrig_0.1, whole genome shotgun sequence genome contains these proteins:
- the LOC124684921 gene encoding 5'-methylthioadenosine/S-adenosylhomocysteine nucleosidase-like, with protein MAPPSSDQPADAEAAGAGAISKVLVVIAMQTEALPLVAKFQLVEAPAEESIFPKGAPWTRFHGDYKGLHIDLVWPGKDPLLGVDSVGTVSAALVTYASIQLLKPDLIINAGTAGGFKARGAGIGDVYLASDVAFHDRRIPIPVFDSYGIGARKTFATPNIVKGLNLKVGKLSTGDSLDMSPHDESAILTNDATVKDMEGAAVAYVAEMFSTPAIFVKAVTDIVDGEKPTAEEFLQNLISVTMALDKAVTEVVDFISGKCICDL; from the exons atggcgccgccgtCGTCCGACCAGCCGGCCGACGCGGAAGCTGCCGGAGCCGGCGCGATCTCCAAGGTCCTCGTCGTCATAG CGATGCAGACGGAGGCGCTCCCGCTCGTCGCCAAGTTCCAGCTCGTCGAGGCGCCCGCCGAGGAATCCAT ATTTCCTAAAGGTGCCCCATGGACCAGATTCCATGGAGACTACAAAGGCCTCCACATTGACCTTGTATGGCCTGGAAAAGATCCTCTTCTCG GAGTTGACAGTGTCGGTACAGTATCGGCAGCTCTCGTGACTTATGCTTCTATACAATTGTTAAAGCCAGACCTGATCATCAATGCTGGCACTGCTGGCGGATTCAAG GCCAGAGGGGCAGGTATTGGAGATGTCTACTTAGCTTCAGATGTTGCATTCCATGACAGAAGAATACCTATTCCT GTTTTTGACAGTTATGGAATTGGAGCACGGAAAACATTTGCTACCCCAAATATAGTGAAGGGACTCAATTTGAAG GTTGGGAAGCTGTCAACTGGTGATTCTCTGGATATGTCTCCACATGACGAGTCGGCAATACTGACTAATGACGCTACGGTCAAGGATATGGAG GGAGCAGCGGTGGCATATGTTGCTGAAATGTTCTCAACTCCTGCAATCTTCGTGAAAGCTGTGACTGATATTGTTGATGGGGAGAAGCCAACAGCCGAGGAGTTTCTGCAGAACCTGATCTCCGTGACGATGGCGCTGGACAAGGCAGTTACTGAAGTGGTCGACTTCATCAGCGGGAAATGCATCTGTGATCTCTGA